Proteins from a genomic interval of Mesobacillus sp. S13:
- a CDS encoding NUDIX hydrolase, with amino-acid sequence MIFKRNTYMIKSERLSDINQFFHTHVYPIHIENGAKLIGRWVNDIKDEILVIWEYSSMVHYERINSLIENSEEYQSAMKELGEIQIETDRDFLSPTASYHHPKHILSVSGYITNKDGDVLLVRNLHRSDTLEMPGGQVEEGETLEEAIHREVFEETGIKVNLHGITGIYQNVTIGVTCVVFRGEYQSGEARTAEGETSEVFFTKITKENIERLITRKQFRDRALDAMDANYIPYEAFKANPYELVSRFEVKKEYS; translated from the coding sequence TTGATTTTCAAAAGAAATACCTACATGATCAAGTCTGAGAGATTGAGTGATATCAATCAGTTTTTTCATACACATGTTTATCCAATACATATTGAAAATGGAGCAAAATTAATTGGTCGCTGGGTGAATGACATCAAAGACGAAATTCTGGTTATCTGGGAATATAGCAGCATGGTGCATTATGAAAGGATCAACAGTTTAATTGAAAATAGTGAAGAGTACCAGTCAGCGATGAAGGAGTTAGGCGAGATTCAGATAGAAACAGACAGAGATTTCTTGTCTCCAACTGCTTCCTATCATCATCCTAAACATATATTGTCTGTTAGCGGATATATCACAAACAAAGATGGCGATGTACTCCTAGTCAGGAATTTACACCGGTCCGATACACTGGAAATGCCAGGCGGACAGGTAGAAGAGGGTGAAACATTAGAAGAGGCAATTCATCGCGAGGTGTTCGAAGAGACGGGAATCAAGGTGAATTTACATGGTATAACCGGCATTTACCAAAACGTGACGATCGGGGTTACATGTGTAGTCTTCAGAGGTGAATATCAATCTGGTGAAGCTAGGACAGCTGAAGGAGAAACTTCAGAAGTCTTTTTTACAAAAATAACGAAAGAGAATATTGAGCGACTTATTACAAGAAAACAATTCAGGGACAGAGCCCTTGACGCAATGGATGCAAACTACATTCCTTATGAGGCATTTAAAGCAAACCCCTACGAACTAGTCAGCAGGTTTGAAGTGAAAAAAGAGTATAGTTAA
- a CDS encoding GreA/GreB family elongation factor, with amino-acid sequence MSVKITPKGEQLVLQQIAHLEQELKQVRIDKNMAFNACGDDKIANPNFHKLEQDERVLVERIQEIQNLYKTAEMIRVDEPNTEIVEIGSIVKCSFEYTDFTEEEVYEIVGYGESNVDENKIFYDTPVAKKLIGLVVGDETIMSVPSGKVKCKVLKMYSGWEEVDV; translated from the coding sequence ATGTCTGTTAAAATCACACCTAAAGGAGAGCAACTTGTTCTTCAGCAAATAGCACATTTAGAACAAGAGCTAAAACAAGTGCGGATTGATAAAAATATGGCTTTCAATGCTTGCGGAGACGATAAGATTGCCAATCCTAATTTTCATAAATTAGAGCAGGATGAGCGTGTATTGGTCGAACGAATTCAGGAGATTCAGAATTTGTATAAGACAGCTGAAATGATTAGGGTTGATGAGCCTAATACCGAGATCGTAGAAATTGGGTCAATCGTGAAATGCTCGTTTGAGTACACCGATTTTACGGAAGAAGAAGTATATGAAATTGTCGGTTATGGCGAATCGAATGTAGACGAAAACAAAATTTTCTATGACACACCAGTTGCCAAGAAGCTGATAGGGCTAGTGGTTGGTGACGAAACGATTATGTCAGTACCCTCTGGAAAAGTAAAATGCAAGGTCTTGAAGATGTATAGTGGATGGGAAGAAGTTGATGTTTAA